A portion of the Leptospira kanakyensis genome contains these proteins:
- a CDS encoding AMP-dependent synthetase/ligase — translation MANNLADVYKESAEKFGPRPAFWYKNAEKDYQALTYKELYEDGLALAEALIDLGVKAREHVGVLADNRMEWIIADCAVLTAGAANVPRGSDITDSEIVYILNHSEAKVVFVENDKVYEKYKNNKSQVKSVKTVIIMDKDTKLKSGAGILHFYDLLEKGREMRAKGKREAEKRMAGIKPDDLYTLIYTSGTTGMPKGVMLMHSNMIHQMHYVVPRVAKVTPDDRMLSILPVWHIFERVVEYFAIINGGSTYYTKVTELRNDIQKARPTFMASAPRVWESIYNGIYTRINDPKQTPPVRRFLFKVAYFFSKHYHSAVRFLKGWEVDYEGRNIIQSLALSIVSFIKLLLTGPYTVTILSLAAAQFGLPEESPLKTPLYVVAGLGLIFNYLTLDRIVLSKIRQATGGHLRATLSGGGALQKHVDAFFMDIGITVLEGYGMTETGPVISARTFDRPIMGSVGDIVPLSQVQIRDDAGNVLCHIDDKKNIIFGKLGVKGVVHLKGPQVMKGYYKNPETTKKTIVDNWMNTGDIGMINFKKTLTLTGRAKDTIVLLGGENVEPVPIENKIDESPYIKQSMIVGQDQKVLGAIIVPDFDALVPWAEENGISEKNPEKLITNPKIVDFYKKEVRNFNSVKTGFKNFEQVQYVTLITKPFEVGDELTNLMKMKRHVITEKYKDRILELYKNS, via the coding sequence ATGGCAAATAACCTAGCAGACGTTTATAAGGAATCCGCAGAAAAATTCGGTCCAAGACCAGCATTCTGGTATAAGAATGCAGAAAAGGATTACCAAGCCCTCACTTACAAAGAACTCTACGAAGACGGACTGGCACTTGCAGAAGCCCTCATTGATTTAGGAGTTAAGGCCAGAGAACACGTTGGTGTTTTGGCTGATAACCGTATGGAATGGATCATTGCCGATTGTGCAGTGCTCACGGCAGGTGCCGCAAACGTTCCACGGGGTTCTGATATTACCGATTCCGAAATTGTTTATATTTTGAATCATTCTGAAGCGAAAGTTGTTTTCGTGGAAAATGACAAAGTTTACGAAAAATATAAAAATAACAAATCTCAGGTGAAGTCGGTAAAAACCGTCATCATCATGGACAAAGACACCAAATTAAAGTCAGGTGCTGGAATCCTCCATTTTTATGATCTCCTAGAAAAAGGGAGAGAAATGCGTGCCAAAGGAAAACGAGAAGCGGAAAAACGAATGGCCGGAATCAAACCGGACGATTTGTACACTCTCATTTACACTTCTGGAACAACAGGAATGCCAAAAGGTGTGATGCTTATGCATTCCAATATGATCCACCAAATGCATTACGTGGTTCCGCGTGTTGCTAAAGTAACACCTGACGATCGTATGTTGTCTATTCTTCCTGTTTGGCATATCTTCGAACGTGTTGTGGAATACTTTGCCATCATTAATGGTGGTTCGACTTACTATACAAAGGTAACAGAACTTCGTAACGACATCCAAAAAGCAAGACCTACCTTTATGGCTTCGGCTCCACGGGTTTGGGAAAGTATTTATAACGGGATTTACACTCGTATCAATGACCCAAAACAAACTCCTCCTGTCCGAAGATTTTTGTTTAAAGTAGCATACTTTTTTTCAAAACACTATCATTCAGCAGTTCGTTTCCTCAAAGGTTGGGAAGTGGATTATGAAGGAAGAAATATCATTCAATCTTTGGCATTGTCCATTGTATCCTTCATTAAATTGTTGTTAACTGGCCCTTATACAGTGACAATTCTTTCTTTAGCGGCAGCACAGTTTGGTTTACCAGAAGAAAGTCCTTTGAAAACCCCTCTGTATGTGGTAGCAGGCCTTGGACTTATTTTTAACTACCTCACTCTTGACCGAATTGTTCTTTCTAAAATTCGCCAAGCAACAGGCGGACATTTGCGTGCGACACTTTCCGGTGGTGGTGCTCTCCAAAAACACGTAGATGCCTTTTTTATGGATATTGGGATTACAGTGCTCGAAGGTTACGGTATGACAGAAACAGGTCCTGTGATTTCCGCACGAACATTTGATCGTCCGATTATGGGTTCTGTGGGTGATATTGTTCCACTCAGCCAAGTACAAATTCGTGATGATGCGGGAAATGTTCTTTGTCATATCGACGACAAAAAGAATATCATCTTTGGTAAGTTAGGTGTAAAAGGTGTGGTTCATCTCAAAGGGCCTCAGGTAATGAAAGGATATTACAAAAATCCAGAAACTACCAAAAAGACCATCGTGGACAATTGGATGAATACCGGTGATATCGGTATGATCAACTTCAAAAAAACACTGACCCTCACTGGTCGTGCCAAAGATACGATCGTACTTCTCGGTGGGGAAAACGTAGAACCAGTTCCTATCGAAAACAAAATTGATGAATCACCTTACATCAAACAATCGATGATTGTGGGCCAAGACCAAAAAGTTTTAGGTGCCATCATTGTTCCTGATTTTGATGCACTGGTTCCTTGGGCTGAAGAAAACGGAATTTCAGAAAAAAATCCTGAGAAACTAATCACCAATCCAAAGATCGTTGATTTTTACAAAAAGGAAGTTCGTAATTTTAACAGTGTTAAAACAGGATTCAAAAACTTCGAACAAGTACAGTATGTAACACTCATCACAAAACCTTTTGAGGTTGGAGATGAACTTACTAACTTAATGAAGATGAAACGACACGTGATTACAGAAAAATACAAAGACAGAATTTTGGAACTCTACAAAAACAGTTAA